The region AGTCCGTCAGAGTGCTGCGTTCCAGGCAGCGCGCGCGCCACAACTCGCAGAGACGCTCGCTCCGATCATCCGTACCTTACTCTACGATCGGGTACCAGATGTGCAAGCAGCAGCTCTTACTGCTCTCGCTGGGTATCCTCAATACCTCAGCTCACAGGAGCTGCTCGCCTTTATCTCAGACAAAGAGGTTGTCGTTGCTGCAACTGCGGCCTCAATCGCACTAAAACGAGATGATCCAACACTCACTGTCGCAGCTGATCTTGCCCTCCCGAGGCTAATTAGTCAGCTCCAGCATCCGCAACCTAGAACCCGCTCAGCGGTCATCTCTGCCCTTGGACAGTACGGTGCAGCACCGACCGTGCCGCCACTGATTACAGTTCTAAAGAAAGATAAGGTAGCTGAGATTCGCATGAAGGCCGCAATCGCCCTGCTTCGTATCAACACCCCAGACGCACGCCTAGCCGCGCTTGAGGCACTTAAGGAGTTCTCTTCAAGCGATAACGCAGCCCTTAAAGCTGTAGCAGATCAATACCTAAAGGCAAAGGAGTAGCGCAGTACACTAGTCAGCTCTATTTTTTGCCTCAACGCTTAGATCCATCTATAGTTATCTTGATGCTCGACTTTGTACTTAATACCCATGGCCTAGTCGCCTACCTGACTATTTTGGCCTCTCTGCTTGCTGGCGCATTCGGCTTTCCGCTACCAGAGGATCTCTCCCTAATAAGTGCCGGTATCTTAATCCACCTAGACAAGGCTGAGCTCTGGATTATGGCTGCTACATGTTATGTTGGCATCCTGACAGGTGATCTGATTATCTTTCGTATCGGATGGATGGCTGGACCAGCTCTTCTTCGCAAACGATGGGTGCGAAGATATATGACCTCAAAGAAGCTGCACTCAATTCGTCAAGGCCTTGAGCGTCGTACATTTTCCACGATCCTCTTCGCACGCCACCTCTTCTACCTTAGAACAGCAACATTTCTCGTATGTGGAACTGTGCGCATGTCATTTGTCAGATTTCTTTTAGCAGATGCCGTAGCGGCCCTAATCACCACCCCGGTCATGCTGGGTCTCGGCTACTTCTTTGCGCAGCACTACGACACCCTGCTCGCATACATGCATCAGGTAAAAATAGCTCTAATCTTAATAGGGGTT is a window of Pseudomonadota bacterium DNA encoding:
- a CDS encoding HEAT repeat domain-containing protein, translated to MNILRFLAPPSRLLCALSTMALFGCATLVTLQYPTHPQAIPAVQRLTSNDALLVQEARIEIVALGAGAMPELYREMPQASSAAKIRIMEVATKIALPAQMLGVIYARAVQDSDTVVRQSAAFQAARAPQLAETLAPIIRTLLYDRVPDVQAAALTALAGYPQYLSSQELLAFISDKEVVVAATAASIALKRDDPTLTVAADLALPRLISQLQHPQPRTRSAVISALGQYGAAPTVPPLITVLKKDKVAEIRMKAAIALLRINTPDARLAALEALKEFSSSDNAALKAVADQYLKAKE
- a CDS encoding DedA family protein gives rise to the protein MPQRLDPSIVILMLDFVLNTHGLVAYLTILASLLAGAFGFPLPEDLSLISAGILIHLDKAELWIMAATCYVGILTGDLIIFRIGWMAGPALLRKRWVRRYMTSKKLHSIRQGLERRTFSTILFARHLFYLRTATFLVCGTVRMSFVRFLLADAVAALITTPVMLGLGYFFAQHYDTLLAYMHQVKIALILIGVVGSAYLILRQIRRQRRRARRALKM